One Micropterus dolomieu isolate WLL.071019.BEF.003 ecotype Adirondacks linkage group LG23, ASM2129224v1, whole genome shotgun sequence DNA window includes the following coding sequences:
- the aifm5 gene encoding apoptosis-inducing factor 3 isoform X2, giving the protein MKEVEVGHHSLLLTHSEGKWSAIGNQCTHYGAPLSKGFISGHTVRCPWHGSCFNAHTGDLEEFPGMDCLPCHKVKIQDSKVYVTINKKTLRQEKRVKRMGAAVPEVNHTVLLLGGGAASLICAETLRQENFGGRIIMASRDELLPYDKTRLSKVMNVESESILLRRMEFYHQYDIEVWLRKEALSLDTDKKTVTFDDGSVQSYDQLLISTGCRAKGLDLPGMKLDNVKMLETPEDARQIHAACLGCNVVLVGTSFVGMEIASYLLDKASSITVIGSSELPYQNTLGREVGRYTMKMLSEKNVKFYMNDNVTEVKGVDGKVKEVVLKSGKVIPADVLIVGIGIKPNSEFLQGSKIQMDSKNFVTVNKYMCTNVPGVFCGGDLATFPLAMAKNQLVNIGHWQMAQAHGRIVALNMLDKPTELNSVPFYWTVLLGTTIRYAGYGEGYTDIVMKGKFEDSKFLAFYMKNDEVIAAASLDYDPAVSAVAERLATGKVITRKEAESDDLSWLQLS; this is encoded by the exons ATGAAGGAGGTTGAAGTGGGACACCACAGCCTGCTGTTGACTCACAGCGAGGGCAAATGGAGTGCCATTGGTAACCAGTGTACACACTACGGCGCTCCGCTCAGCAAAG ggttTATTTCAGGCCACACAGTGCGCTGCCCGTGGCACGGCTCCTGTTTCAACGCCCATACAGGAGATCTTGAGGAGTTCCCTGGCATGGACTGTTTACCCTGCCACAag GTCAAAATTCAAGACAGCAAAGTGTATGTGACTATCAACAAAAAG ACTCTCAGGCAGGAAAAAAGAGTAAAGAGGATGGGTGCTGCAGTGCCAGAAGTTAAtcacactgtcctgctgctgggaGGAG GGGCTGCGTCATTGATCTGCGCTGAGACTCTGCGGCAGGAAAACTTCGGTGGCAGAATTATCATGGCCAGCCGAGACGAACTTCTCCCTTATGACAAAACCCGCCTCAGCAAG GTAATGAATGTGGAGAGTGAGAGTATTCTGCTGAGGAGGATGGAGTTTTACCATCAGTACGACATTGAGGTGTGGCTCAGGAAAGAA GCGCTGTCACTGGACACAGACAAGAAGACCGTCACATTTGATGACGGTTCAGTCCAGAGCTATGACCAGCTCCTCATCTCAACAGGATGCAG AGCAAAGGGTCTGGATTTGCCCGGCATGAAGTTGGACAACGTCAAGATGTTGGAGACACCAGAGGACGCCCGCCAAATCCATGCAGCCTGTCTGGGCTGCAACGTCGTCCTCGTGGGAACCTCTTTCGTTG gCATGGAAATCGCATCTTATTTGCTAGACAAAGCCTCCAGCATCACAGTGATCGGCAGCAGCGAGCTGCCGTACCAGAACACGCTGGGCCGTGAAGTTGGCAGATACACAATGAAg ATGCTTTCagagaaaaatgtgaaattctACATGAATGATAATGTGACAGAGGTCAAAGGTGTGGATGGCAAG GTGAAGGAGGTTGTGCTTAAAAGTGGAAAGGTTATCCCCGCTGATGTTTTGATTGTTGGTATTG GCATCAAACCTAACTCAGAGTTTCTGCAGGGCAGCAAAATACAGATGGACTCAAAAAACTTTGTAACAGTCAACAAG TACATGTGCACCAATGTCCCTGGTGTGTTCTGTGGGGGCGACCTGGCCACCTTCCCCCTGGCGATGGCCAAAAACCAGCTGGTCAACATCGGACACTGGCAGATGGCACAAGCACATG gGAGGATAGTAGCTCTGAACATGCTGGACAAACCGACTGAACTCAACTCAGTTCCTTTCTACTGGACTGTCCTATTGGGTACGACCATCCGATATGCAG GCTATGGAGAGGGATACACTGACATTGTAATGAAAGGGAAGTTTGAGGACAGCAAGTTCCTGGCTTTCTACATGAA GAATGATGAGGTCATAGCAGCAGCTAGCCTAGACTACGACCCAGCAGTGTCTGCAGTAGCTGAGAGGTTAGCAACAGGAAAAGTCATCACGAGGAAAGAGGCTGA ATCAGATGACCTGAGCTGGTTGCAATTGTCCTGA
- the lg23h17orf97 gene encoding protein LIAT1 isoform X2, producing the protein MPEDKNCKLLQSSRSFDRKNKKKKKRKTPPENTEKPQAVSLPPETLPVSLLLPEIPGHPRGQLPKLRATGKKDGEWPAGSGLRSDKHPKDSPALLTATNKSSGSGAPQLQYLAELSTQARESLRWEGVLEDPQHEEKRLELYRANRRQRYIAHREALVSEVEQR; encoded by the exons ATGCCGGAGGACAAAAACTGTAAGCTGCTCCAGTCATCCAGGAGTTTTGACaggaaaaacaagaagaagaagaagaggaagactcCTCCAGAAAATACAG AGAAACCTCAGGCAGTATCGTTGCCTCCTGAGACATTGCCCGTGTCCCTGCTGCTCCCAGAGATTCCGGGTCATCCTCGAGGCCAGCTGCCCAAGCTCAGAGCAACCGGTAAGAAGGATGGCGAATGGCCCGCTGGCAGTGGCCTGAGGAGCGATAAACACCCAAAGGATTCACCAGCCCTGCTGActgcaacaaacaaaagcagtggCAGTGGAGCTCCGCAGCTGCAGTACTTAGCAGAGCTCAGCACCCAGGCTAGGGAGAGCCTGAGGTGGGAGGGAGTGCTGGAGGACCCCCAACATGAGGAGAAGAGGCTGGAGCTGTACAGGGCCAACAGGCGGCAGCGTTACATTGCACACAGAGAGGCTCTG GTCAGTGAAGTAGAGCAGCGTTAA
- the lg23h17orf97 gene encoding protein LIAT1 isoform X1: MPEDKNCKLLQSSRSFDRKNKKKKKRKTPPENTEKPQAVSLPPETLPVSLLLPEIPGHPRGQLPKLRATGKKDGEWPAGSGLRSDKHPKDSPALLTATNKSSGSGAPQLQYLAELSTQARESLRWEGVLEDPQHEEKRLELYRANRRQRYIAHREALVNETQNALRHTFLKEKQREKCFD, encoded by the exons ATGCCGGAGGACAAAAACTGTAAGCTGCTCCAGTCATCCAGGAGTTTTGACaggaaaaacaagaagaagaagaagaggaagactcCTCCAGAAAATACAG AGAAACCTCAGGCAGTATCGTTGCCTCCTGAGACATTGCCCGTGTCCCTGCTGCTCCCAGAGATTCCGGGTCATCCTCGAGGCCAGCTGCCCAAGCTCAGAGCAACCGGTAAGAAGGATGGCGAATGGCCCGCTGGCAGTGGCCTGAGGAGCGATAAACACCCAAAGGATTCACCAGCCCTGCTGActgcaacaaacaaaagcagtggCAGTGGAGCTCCGCAGCTGCAGTACTTAGCAGAGCTCAGCACCCAGGCTAGGGAGAGCCTGAGGTGGGAGGGAGTGCTGGAGGACCCCCAACATGAGGAGAAGAGGCTGGAGCTGTACAGGGCCAACAGGCGGCAGCGTTACATTGCACACAGAGAGGCTCTGGTAAATGAAACCCAAAATGCATTGAGACACACTTTTCTTAAAGAGAAGCAAAGAGAAAAATGCTTTGACTGA
- the aifm5 gene encoding apoptosis-inducing factor 3 isoform X1: protein MSGTKPPHDEFPDSDPEELTEVVCLESDLQDGQMKEVEVGHHSLLLTHSEGKWSAIGNQCTHYGAPLSKGFISGHTVRCPWHGSCFNAHTGDLEEFPGMDCLPCHKVKIQDSKVYVTINKKTLRQEKRVKRMGAAVPEVNHTVLLLGGGAASLICAETLRQENFGGRIIMASRDELLPYDKTRLSKVMNVESESILLRRMEFYHQYDIEVWLRKEALSLDTDKKTVTFDDGSVQSYDQLLISTGCRAKGLDLPGMKLDNVKMLETPEDARQIHAACLGCNVVLVGTSFVGMEIASYLLDKASSITVIGSSELPYQNTLGREVGRYTMKMLSEKNVKFYMNDNVTEVKGVDGKVKEVVLKSGKVIPADVLIVGIGIKPNSEFLQGSKIQMDSKNFVTVNKYMCTNVPGVFCGGDLATFPLAMAKNQLVNIGHWQMAQAHGRIVALNMLDKPTELNSVPFYWTVLLGTTIRYAGYGEGYTDIVMKGKFEDSKFLAFYMKNDEVIAAASLDYDPAVSAVAERLATGKVITRKEAESDDLSWLQLS from the exons ATGTCTGGGACCAAACCAC CCCATGATGAGTTTCCAGACTCTGATCCAGAGGAGCTGACAGAGGTGGTGTGTCTGGAGTCAGACCTGCAGGATGGACA GATGAAGGAGGTTGAAGTGGGACACCACAGCCTGCTGTTGACTCACAGCGAGGGCAAATGGAGTGCCATTGGTAACCAGTGTACACACTACGGCGCTCCGCTCAGCAAAG ggttTATTTCAGGCCACACAGTGCGCTGCCCGTGGCACGGCTCCTGTTTCAACGCCCATACAGGAGATCTTGAGGAGTTCCCTGGCATGGACTGTTTACCCTGCCACAag GTCAAAATTCAAGACAGCAAAGTGTATGTGACTATCAACAAAAAG ACTCTCAGGCAGGAAAAAAGAGTAAAGAGGATGGGTGCTGCAGTGCCAGAAGTTAAtcacactgtcctgctgctgggaGGAG GGGCTGCGTCATTGATCTGCGCTGAGACTCTGCGGCAGGAAAACTTCGGTGGCAGAATTATCATGGCCAGCCGAGACGAACTTCTCCCTTATGACAAAACCCGCCTCAGCAAG GTAATGAATGTGGAGAGTGAGAGTATTCTGCTGAGGAGGATGGAGTTTTACCATCAGTACGACATTGAGGTGTGGCTCAGGAAAGAA GCGCTGTCACTGGACACAGACAAGAAGACCGTCACATTTGATGACGGTTCAGTCCAGAGCTATGACCAGCTCCTCATCTCAACAGGATGCAG AGCAAAGGGTCTGGATTTGCCCGGCATGAAGTTGGACAACGTCAAGATGTTGGAGACACCAGAGGACGCCCGCCAAATCCATGCAGCCTGTCTGGGCTGCAACGTCGTCCTCGTGGGAACCTCTTTCGTTG gCATGGAAATCGCATCTTATTTGCTAGACAAAGCCTCCAGCATCACAGTGATCGGCAGCAGCGAGCTGCCGTACCAGAACACGCTGGGCCGTGAAGTTGGCAGATACACAATGAAg ATGCTTTCagagaaaaatgtgaaattctACATGAATGATAATGTGACAGAGGTCAAAGGTGTGGATGGCAAG GTGAAGGAGGTTGTGCTTAAAAGTGGAAAGGTTATCCCCGCTGATGTTTTGATTGTTGGTATTG GCATCAAACCTAACTCAGAGTTTCTGCAGGGCAGCAAAATACAGATGGACTCAAAAAACTTTGTAACAGTCAACAAG TACATGTGCACCAATGTCCCTGGTGTGTTCTGTGGGGGCGACCTGGCCACCTTCCCCCTGGCGATGGCCAAAAACCAGCTGGTCAACATCGGACACTGGCAGATGGCACAAGCACATG gGAGGATAGTAGCTCTGAACATGCTGGACAAACCGACTGAACTCAACTCAGTTCCTTTCTACTGGACTGTCCTATTGGGTACGACCATCCGATATGCAG GCTATGGAGAGGGATACACTGACATTGTAATGAAAGGGAAGTTTGAGGACAGCAAGTTCCTGGCTTTCTACATGAA GAATGATGAGGTCATAGCAGCAGCTAGCCTAGACTACGACCCAGCAGTGTCTGCAGTAGCTGAGAGGTTAGCAACAGGAAAAGTCATCACGAGGAAAGAGGCTGA ATCAGATGACCTGAGCTGGTTGCAATTGTCCTGA